The region GATCCGCTCATTCGATAAGTACTCGGTTCTGCTGGAGAACAACAGCCAGGAACAGTTGATCTTCAAGCATGCGATCTCTACCGTCGTCAGCGGGCGTATGGGCGGAGGCCATGGAGAACCGAAGAGCGATTTCCGGACGTCCTCTTCCTCACCGCAGCCGGTCTCCCCGGGGAGTTCTGCTGCTTCTCCGTCGTCGAATGTTGCTGAGGTCGCAGGCGCCTCGTCAACGCGTTAAGATCTTCCTGCTGATGGTCCTCAGGGATGTTCACTAGAACTTCATGAGGTCCCCGATGACTCTTGTGAATACGTCGAATTCGGGCGCTGCCGATCCTGCCCACTTCCGAAAGCAACGGATAGGGTCGGCAGCGCCGTTCCACAACCAAAGTAGCCCGGAACGGGCCGTTCTCGTCGCGGTCGCCTTTACGAACTCCCGGCGGCGATTGACGGCGACGGTCAGCCAGGCGCGCAAGGCTGCGGCAGTTCAGGCCGAGGCAGAATCGTCGCGAGGATCGCTTTCCGCAGACAGATCCATCCTTGAGAATGCAAGATCAAGCTCCGAAGGTGCGGAGCTCGACTTCGACGCTTCTCTCGCGGAGTTTCAGGAGCTGACCCGAAGCGCGGGCGCCGAGATAGCGGCGACTGTCGTTCAACATCGTGCCCGGCCTGATCCGGCTACCCTGGTCGGACAGGGTAAGCTCGACGAGATCGCCGGAATCGTGGCTTCGGTCAACGCCGATCTCGTTCTCTTCGACCATGATCTGACCCCTTCGCAGATGCGAAATCTCGAGGCTCGGCTCGACACCAGGGTAATCGATCGCACCCAGTTGATTTTGGACATCTTTGCCCGTCATGCCCGGACGAGAGAGGGGCAGCTGCAGGTGGAACTGGCGCAGCTGGAATATCAGCTCCCCCGCCTGGCAGGAAGGGGCAAAAGCATGAGCCAGCTGGGCGGCGGAATCGGTACTCGCGGTCCTGGTGAGACGCAGCTGGAGACGGACCGCCGCAAGATCGGCCTCCGCATCCATCATGTGAAGCAGCAGCTGGAGTCGGTCAGACGCATCCGCCGGCAGCAGCGCCAGCGACGCGAGGCCGTTCCGGTTCCGGTCGTGGCTCTCGTGGGTTACACCAACGCCGGAAAGAGCACGCTGTTCAATGCACTAACGGAAGCCGGTGTCCTCGAGTCTTCGAGGATGTTCGCTACGCTCGACCCAAAGCTGAAACAGCTGCAACTTCCCTCCCGCCGCAAGATCCTTCTCTCGGACACAGTGGGCTTTATACGGAACCTTCCCCATACCCTGGTGACCAGCTTTCGGGCCACATTGGAAGAGGTGGAGCGGGCGGAGCTGCTGCTGCATGTCCGCGATGTCTCAAGCCCCATGCTGGACGAACAGAAGATTGAGGTAGAAAAGGTGCTGGCAGAGCTGGAGGTAACCGGGAAACCTGTGATCGAGGTCATGAATAAGGCCGACCTGCTGCCCACCGGAGAGACCGCGATGCCTCCGCAAGAAGGGCGGGTATGGGTCTCGGCGCTGACCGGACAGGGGCTCGATGATCTCCTGAAAGCGATTGATGAGAGTCTGGTGATCGATCCGGTCATCGAAAGCACCTTCTGCCTGCCGCAATCGGAGGGGAGCGTCCTGGCTGCTCTTGAGGGAGGGGCAGTCCTGCGCGGAAAACAGTTTGAGGGCAATGATGTTCTGTTGACGGCAAAAGGGCCGGCATCCCTGCTGAACCGGTATAGGCGCTTTCGCGTGAATCAGCCTTCGTGAAATCGAAGAAGGAGCAGATTCAGGCTCCTTAACTAGCATAGGCCGCCTGACGGGGAGCGGAGGTGGTGTCCCCTGCCACGCGACCTATGTGACCCAGAAAATAGGGTCCGGGTGGTAAGTCGATTCTACGATTTTCAGCAGGGAAGAGCAAAGGGAATTCCAGGGCGGAAGGTCGATTCGATGATCGCACAGTAGTTCGTTTACCGATTTATTCCAGATTGACACTACTGCAAATGCTTTGCTAAAAGTAGATGTACCGCAATCTGCACAACAGGCCCAAACCTGTAACGCTTCGAAGTATTTATGCTTGTCTGAACGGCTTATCTCAAGAAGACTCTCGGAGCGATCGCAGTCGAAATCCCTACATGGATCAGATACTCAAAGAACTCGGTGGACTTGTGCTCGGCTCTGTGCCGACGATGGTTCTCTTCATCCTTTTGGTGATCGCATATGGGCTGCTGGTTCGCCGGCCGCTCGATCGCATCCTGGCTGAGCGTCACGCCCGCACCGCTGGAGCAATGGAGCAGGCAAGGGGCGCAATTGCTGCTGCTGAAGCCGAGACGGGCGCCTACGAAGAGAAGCTTCGCAAGGCGAAGGCCGAGCTCTTTGAGGCTCGTGAACGCCGCCTGAAGCAGTGGGCCGCAGAGCGCGAGTCTGCGCTTGAGCAGGTTCGCCAGTCGTCTCAGCAGCGTGTTGCCTCGGCCCGGCAGGGAATTGAGCAGAGCGTGACGGAGGCTAAGTCTCAAATTGAGATCGCAAGCTCCGACCTCGGTGCGCGCATCCTTTCGGCCGTACTCCCTGCCAGCGTTGCAGCCGCGGAGGTTGCACGATGAAGGCGCTCCGGTTTAGCAAGACCCTGATCCCTGCTGCTGTTCTCGCTCTGTTGTTGGCAAGCGGGGCCCCCCGCCTGCATGGGCAGGAGGCTGCGCCTGTAGCTGCCGCTCAAAGTGGAAGTGAAGCGGTGCCGGCGACTCATGAGACTGAGAAGCAGGAAGAGCATAGCGACGAAGAGGCGTTTCGCCACTCCGCCGCGGTGAAGGCGCTGGGTGCAAAGTTCGGCCTCGATGCCGAGCAGGCAGCCACGGCGTTCAGCGTGGTTAACTTTGCAGTTCTGGCGCTGGCAGTTCTCTGGTTCCTCTTCAAGTCGCTCCCAAAGGTGTTTCGCAATCGCAACACGGCGCTCGAGAAGCATCTGGTGGAGGCTCGCGCTGCAAGCGCAGAAGCAAGCAGCCGCCTGGGAAGCGTAGAGGCGCGGTTGAGCAAGCTGGATGAGCAGATCGCCTCCATGCGCGCGCAGGCAGAGAAGGATGCTCAGCTTGAGGAGCAGCGGATGAAGGCCTCCGTGGAAGAAGAGAAGCAGAAGATTCTCGAGGCGGCAGAGCAGGAGATCTCCGCGGCGACGTCGCAGGCGAGACGGCAGATTCAGCAGTATGCAGCCGATCTGGCGATCGATCAGGCAGCCAAGAAGCTGGTGGTTTCGGCAGAGACCGATCGCATCCTGGTGCAGGAGTTCGCCCGTCGTCTGGGAGCTGATGTGGAAGGAGGGCGCAACTGATGTCCGTAATTGCACTCCGTTACGCTCACGCCTTCGCTTCGGTTGTGGCATCCCAGAAGCTCGACAGGGCTGCGGTTCAGCAGCAGCTCAACGACTTTCGCGGAACCTTTCAGGGCAGCCGGGAGTTGCGCGAAGTTCTCGCCGATCCGGCGATTCCGAGAGAGCAGAAGCTAAAGGTGCTTGACGCGATTGCTCCAAAGATTGGTATGGCTCCTCAGGTCCGGAATTTCATCGCCGTCGTCATGGATCATGACCGGATGGCAGACCTGGGAGAGATCCTCGACGAGTACTTTGTCGTCGCTGACGAAGATGCCGGTTTATCTGAGGCCGAGATCGTCAGCGCACGTGAACTCAACGATGAGGATCGGGCGCAGCTGGAGTCCCAGGTGGCTAAGCTGGCCGGCGGCAGTATTCGGGCGACTTATCGGCAGGACCCATCGCTGTTGGGCGGTGCGGTAGTGCGGATCGGATCGACGGTGTACGACGGCTCTATCCGGGCGCAGCTGGAACGGTTGAAGCAGCGGCTGGTAAGCGCGCAGTGAGCTGGAACGCATTTCTGAAAAGATATTGATACGAGGCGAGTAGAAGGAAGACATGGCACAGATCAATGCAGGTGAGATAACCGAGCTGCTTCGCCAGCAGATCGAAAACTAT is a window of Edaphobacter sp. 12200R-103 DNA encoding:
- the hfq gene encoding RNA chaperone Hfq → MESKPAQNIQDTFLNTVRKDKSPITIYLVSGVKLTGKIRSFDKYSVLLENNSQEQLIFKHAISTVVSGRMGGGHGEPKSDFRTSSSSPQPVSPGSSAASPSSNVAEVAGASSTR
- the hflX gene encoding GTPase HflX, whose product is MTLVNTSNSGAADPAHFRKQRIGSAAPFHNQSSPERAVLVAVAFTNSRRRLTATVSQARKAAAVQAEAESSRGSLSADRSILENARSSSEGAELDFDASLAEFQELTRSAGAEIAATVVQHRARPDPATLVGQGKLDEIAGIVASVNADLVLFDHDLTPSQMRNLEARLDTRVIDRTQLILDIFARHARTREGQLQVELAQLEYQLPRLAGRGKSMSQLGGGIGTRGPGETQLETDRRKIGLRIHHVKQQLESVRRIRRQQRQRREAVPVPVVALVGYTNAGKSTLFNALTEAGVLESSRMFATLDPKLKQLQLPSRRKILLSDTVGFIRNLPHTLVTSFRATLEEVERAELLLHVRDVSSPMLDEQKIEVEKVLAELEVTGKPVIEVMNKADLLPTGETAMPPQEGRVWVSALTGQGLDDLLKAIDESLVIDPVIESTFCLPQSEGSVLAALEGGAVLRGKQFEGNDVLLTAKGPASLLNRYRRFRVNQPS
- a CDS encoding ATP synthase F0 subunit B, whose product is MDQILKELGGLVLGSVPTMVLFILLVIAYGLLVRRPLDRILAERHARTAGAMEQARGAIAAAEAETGAYEEKLRKAKAELFEARERRLKQWAAERESALEQVRQSSQQRVASARQGIEQSVTEAKSQIEIASSDLGARILSAVLPASVAAAEVAR
- a CDS encoding ATP synthase F0 subunit B; the encoded protein is MKALRFSKTLIPAAVLALLLASGAPRLHGQEAAPVAAAQSGSEAVPATHETEKQEEHSDEEAFRHSAAVKALGAKFGLDAEQAATAFSVVNFAVLALAVLWFLFKSLPKVFRNRNTALEKHLVEARAASAEASSRLGSVEARLSKLDEQIASMRAQAEKDAQLEEQRMKASVEEEKQKILEAAEQEISAATSQARRQIQQYAADLAIDQAAKKLVVSAETDRILVQEFARRLGADVEGGRN
- the atpH gene encoding ATP synthase F1 subunit delta, whose product is MSVIALRYAHAFASVVASQKLDRAAVQQQLNDFRGTFQGSRELREVLADPAIPREQKLKVLDAIAPKIGMAPQVRNFIAVVMDHDRMADLGEILDEYFVVADEDAGLSEAEIVSARELNDEDRAQLESQVAKLAGGSIRATYRQDPSLLGGAVVRIGSTVYDGSIRAQLERLKQRLVSAQ